A window from Mytilus galloprovincialis chromosome 8, xbMytGall1.hap1.1, whole genome shotgun sequence encodes these proteins:
- the LOC143042330 gene encoding serine/threonine-protein kinase PLK4-like isoform X2, whose protein sequence is MLIKNLEEYHLSDSDVSKAQIFFDLVNTNMEKILKPLDVIKSVELCKPCDFSINEIDIMSVEDNSCDQCEINRINEDELIKPCDFSINEENGSIEDYQVLNLLGKGGFACVYRARSNKTGEEVAIKMIDKKLMKAAGMAARVKKEVEIHSRLKHPAILELYNYFEDSNYVYLVLEICANGELNRYLKANCKVLSELEARHFMVQIVSGMLYLHSHGILHRDLTLANLLLTKSMDVKIADFGLATQLNYTEEKHFTMCGTPNYISPEIAIRGAHGLETDVWSLGCMLYTFMVGKPPFDTDAVRSTLNRVITAAFDLPDHLSQEAKDLLQSLLKKNPKDRIPLPEVLNHPFMTKYASTEFKGPQNFGETSIDSGRGTMATISTTASRVSTRPRPFPAFPMESGISEGDEDQLKKDKYSKNSEDLNLFSGPNTPQLRHPPSPPVRLRDSEREAARMQMNQQQQQQGDSGHFLRNTNQDKAQERLFKAKQMENYLEQQNNRAGQQFDPAKYQDRANTPSNSSGWSCSMSLHSNDKPSHTDISKPSVASDVSSQDEFSLHNTKKILNFDSDSHSTGQHSSWHEKSKDSVKNMERQHSQMKKYGRSRSLENFLDNDEEDSNSNSQGAKVEIKSQRSVEEATNSATKTIRDVVLPLTAIRLRPIRQRTRNAIVNILESGEVCMEFVKLKQKVEKVVEVMVISVDGQKINVYQPNRGKGEPVGEEPVALPTEPIKSFVFDLLPEKYWKKYQYAARFVKLVRSKTPKITMYTQKAKCMLMENSPSPDFEAVFYDGAKFTMSSSSMRIIEKTGTSLVLDSEETAQRLAEDTKQLLEYVKQCRQQCEEIDRVISSVHSRCGLREQLFPVIIGRRPNGPNLNDSSPSTGAGSSLAVEINSNPSSDSNRHATMSSFDGTVVSAVTDCTSRVETAPSDTSRDVTLKSKSVNEKSTVSNGGVSPTSSLNGSSQLRKVTRDVLKQVFVQDIGWASKHSNGEIWVKFNDGTQLGVKSSTTNVKYIDCQGKLYRFQRTDILPDIVRARLEKVPLVLEHLLQDSPTSSVMTPR, encoded by the exons ATGTTGATCAAAAACTTAGAGGAATATCATCTCTCTGATAGTGATGTTTCAAAAGCTCAAATTTTCTTTGACTTGGTCAATACCAACATGGAGAAAATACTTAAACCATTAGATGTTATTAAATCTGTGGAATTATGCAAGCCATGTGATTTCTCTATAAACGAAATAGACATTATGAGTGTTGAAGATAATTCATGTGATCAGTGTGAAATTAACAGAATTAATGAAGATGAACTTATTAAACCATGTGACTTCAGTATCAATGAGGAGAACGGGAGTATTGAG GATTACCAAGTGTTGAACTTGTTGGGGAAGGGGGGTTTCGCATGTGTGTACAGGGCAAGGTCAAACAAAACAGGTGAAGAGGTCGCCATAAAGATGATTGACAAGAAACTGATGAAGGCAGCTGGCATGGCTGCTAGAGTGAAAAAAGAAGTAGAAATTCATTCAAGATTGAAGCATCCAGCAATTTTAGAG ttGTACAACTATTTTGAAGACAGCAACTATGTGTACTTGGTGCTGGAAATTTGCGCTAATGGAGAACTCAACAGATATCTTAAAGCCAACTGCAAAGTTTTATCTGAATTGGAAG CTCGACACTTCATGGTACAGATTGTATCGGGGATGTTATATCTCCACTCTCATGGAATACTCCACAGAGATCTGACTCTTGCCAATTTACTACTCACAAAATCTATGGACGTT AAAATAGCTGATTTTGGTCTTGCTACACAACTAAACTATactgaagaaaaacattttacaaTGTGTGGAACACCAAATTATATTTCTCC TGAGATAGCCATAAGAGGAGCTCATGGTTTAGAAACTGATGTCTGGTCTTTAGGTTGTATGTTGTACACATTTATGGTAGGCAAGCCTCCATTTGATACAGATGCTGTTAGGAGTACACTGAACAGAGTTATAACAGCAGCATTTGATCTCCCAGATCATTTATCACAAGAGGCCAAAGACCTCTTACAGTCATTGTTAAAGAAAAATCCAAAAGATAGAATTCCTTTACCAG aggTGCTAAATCATCCTTTCATGACCAAATATGCATCAACAGAATTTAAAGGTCCACAG AATTTCGGTGAGACATCCATTGATAGTGGTAGAGGAACCATGGCAACTATTTCAACCACAGCATCAAGAGTGTCAACAAGGCCACGCCCCTTCCCAGCATTCCCTATGGAATCGGGAATCTCTGAAGGAGACGAGGACCAATTGAAGAAAGACAAATACTCAAAGAATTCTGAGGATTTGAACCTTTTTTCGGGACCAAATACGCCACAATTGAGGCACCCACCATCTCCACCAGTTAGACTAAGGGATAG TGAACGTGAAGCAGCAAGAATGCAAATGAATCAACAACAGCAACAACAGGGTGATTCTGGACATTTCCTTAGGAATACTAACCAAGATAAAGCTCAAGAAAGACTATTCAAAGCTAAACAAATGGAGAATTACCTTGAGCAGCAAAACAACCGTGCTGGTCAACAGTTTGATCCAGCAAAATATCAAGATCGTGCCAATACACCAAGTAACTCATCAGGATGGTCCTGTAGCATGTCTCTGCATAGCAATGACAAACCAAGTCATACCGACATAAGCAAACCTTCTGTAGCCTCTGACGTTTCGTCGCAGGATGAATTTAGTCTACACAATACAAAGAAAATACTCAATTTCGATAGTGACAGTCACTCCACTGGTCAACACAGCAGTTGGCACGAAAAATCTAAAGACAGTGTAAAAAATATGGAACGACAACATAGTCAGATGAAAAAATATGGACGCAGTCGATCTTTAGAAAACTTTCTCGACAATGATGAAGAAGATTCTAATTCTAATTCGCAAGGTGCTAAAGTAGAAATTAAATCACAACGATCGGTAGAGGAGGCTACTAACTCAGCAACCAAAACAATTAGAGATGTTGTATTGCCATTAACTGCCATTCGTCTTCGACCAATCAGACAAAGAACAAGAAATGCTATT gtCAACATTTTAGAATCGGGAGAAGTTTGCATGGAATTTGTCAAACTGAAACAAAAGGTTGAAAAAGTTGTTGAAGTCATGGTGATATCTGTTGATGGTCAGAAAATCAATGTTTACCAACCAAACAGAGGCAAAGGGGAACCAGTAGGAGAAGAACCTGTTGCTCTGCCAACTGAACCAATCAAATCATTTGTATTTGATCTGTTACCTGAAAAGTATTGGAAAAAGTACCAGTATGCAGCAAg attTGTGAAACTGGTGAGATCCAAGACTCCAAAGATTACTATGTATACACAGAAGGCCAAATGTATGTTGATGGAAAACAGTCCATCTCCAGACTTTGAAGCAGTATTTTATGATG gtGCTAAATTCACAATGAGTTCCAGTAGTATGAGAATTATTGAAAAAACTGGGACATCCTTGGTGCTAGATTCAGAGGAAACAGCTCAGAGACTGGCTGAAGATACCAAACAATTGTTAGAATATGTCAAACAG tGTCGGCAACAATGTGAAGAGATTGACAGGGTAATTAGTTCTGTACATAGCCGATGTGGGTTGAGAGAGCAGCTCTTCCCAGTGATCATTGGTAGACGACCCAACGGTCCAAATTTAAACGATTCCTCTCCTTCCACGGGTGCAGGTAGTTCCTTGGCGGTAGAAATCAACAGCAATCCTTCATCAGACTCAAACAGACACGCTACA ATGTCTTCATTTGACGGCACAGTAGTAAGCGCTGTAACAGACTGTACAAGCAGAGTGGAAACAGCTCCATCTGACACATcaagggacgtaactctaaagtCCAAGTCTGTCAACGAGAAATCAACAGTCAGCAATGGTGGTGTAAGTCCCACGTCAAGTCTCAATGGTTCAAGTCAGCTACGCAAAGTCACCAGAGATGTTCTTAAACAAGTTTTCGTGCAAGATATTGGATGGGCTTCTAAG cacTCTAATGGAGAAATATGGGTAAAATTCAATGATGGAACACAGCTTGGTGTCAAGTCATCTACAACAAATGTCAAATATATTGACTGTCAAGGAAAACTTTATAG ATTCCAAAGGACAGACATTTTACCCGATATTGTGCGAGCAAGACTGGAAAAGGTCCCATTAGTGTTAGAACATTTACTGCAAGACTCACCAACATCTTCAGTAATGACTCCACGCTGA
- the LOC143042330 gene encoding serine/threonine-protein kinase PLK4-like isoform X3, whose protein sequence is MAGQFGVGETIDDYQVLNLLGKGGFACVYRARSNKTGEEVAIKMIDKKLMKAAGMAARVKKEVEIHSRLKHPAILELYNYFEDSNYVYLVLEICANGELNRYLKANCKVLSELEARHFMVQIVSGMLYLHSHGILHRDLTLANLLLTKSMDVKIADFGLATQLNYTEEKHFTMCGTPNYISPEIAIRGAHGLETDVWSLGCMLYTFMVGKPPFDTDAVRSTLNRVITAAFDLPDHLSQEAKDLLQSLLKKNPKDRIPLPEVLNHPFMTKYASTEFKGPQNFGETSIDSGRGTMATISTTASRVSTRPRPFPAFPMESGISEGDEDQLKKDKYSKNSEDLNLFSGPNTPQLRHPPSPPVRLRDSEREAARMQMNQQQQQQGDSGHFLRNTNQDKAQERLFKAKQMENYLEQQNNRAGQQFDPAKYQDRANTPSNSSGWSCSMSLHSNDKPSHTDISKPSVASDVSSQDEFSLHNTKKILNFDSDSHSTGQHSSWHEKSKDSVKNMERQHSQMKKYGRSRSLENFLDNDEEDSNSNSQGAKVEIKSQRSVEEATNSATKTIRDVVLPLTAIRLRPIRQRTRNAIVNILESGEVCMEFVKLKQKVEKVVEVMVISVDGQKINVYQPNRGKGEPVGEEPVALPTEPIKSFVFDLLPEKYWKKYQYAARFVKLVRSKTPKITMYTQKAKCMLMENSPSPDFEAVFYDGSHPLEDDDSLSDLMESRPYPFVPSWSAKFTMSSSSMRIIEKTGTSLVLDSEETAQRLAEDTKQLLEYVKQCRQQCEEIDRVISSVHSRCGLREQLFPVIIGRRPNGPNLNDSSPSTGAGSSLAVEINSNPSSDSNRHATMSSFDGTVVSAVTDCTSRVETAPSDTSRDVTLKSKSVNEKSTVSNGGVSPTSSLNGSSQLRKVTRDVLKQVFVQDIGWASKHSNGEIWVKFNDGTQLGVKSSTTNVKYIDCQGKLYRFQRTDILPDIVRARLEKVPLVLEHLLQDSPTSSVMTPR, encoded by the exons GATTACCAAGTGTTGAACTTGTTGGGGAAGGGGGGTTTCGCATGTGTGTACAGGGCAAGGTCAAACAAAACAGGTGAAGAGGTCGCCATAAAGATGATTGACAAGAAACTGATGAAGGCAGCTGGCATGGCTGCTAGAGTGAAAAAAGAAGTAGAAATTCATTCAAGATTGAAGCATCCAGCAATTTTAGAG ttGTACAACTATTTTGAAGACAGCAACTATGTGTACTTGGTGCTGGAAATTTGCGCTAATGGAGAACTCAACAGATATCTTAAAGCCAACTGCAAAGTTTTATCTGAATTGGAAG CTCGACACTTCATGGTACAGATTGTATCGGGGATGTTATATCTCCACTCTCATGGAATACTCCACAGAGATCTGACTCTTGCCAATTTACTACTCACAAAATCTATGGACGTT AAAATAGCTGATTTTGGTCTTGCTACACAACTAAACTATactgaagaaaaacattttacaaTGTGTGGAACACCAAATTATATTTCTCC TGAGATAGCCATAAGAGGAGCTCATGGTTTAGAAACTGATGTCTGGTCTTTAGGTTGTATGTTGTACACATTTATGGTAGGCAAGCCTCCATTTGATACAGATGCTGTTAGGAGTACACTGAACAGAGTTATAACAGCAGCATTTGATCTCCCAGATCATTTATCACAAGAGGCCAAAGACCTCTTACAGTCATTGTTAAAGAAAAATCCAAAAGATAGAATTCCTTTACCAG aggTGCTAAATCATCCTTTCATGACCAAATATGCATCAACAGAATTTAAAGGTCCACAG AATTTCGGTGAGACATCCATTGATAGTGGTAGAGGAACCATGGCAACTATTTCAACCACAGCATCAAGAGTGTCAACAAGGCCACGCCCCTTCCCAGCATTCCCTATGGAATCGGGAATCTCTGAAGGAGACGAGGACCAATTGAAGAAAGACAAATACTCAAAGAATTCTGAGGATTTGAACCTTTTTTCGGGACCAAATACGCCACAATTGAGGCACCCACCATCTCCACCAGTTAGACTAAGGGATAG TGAACGTGAAGCAGCAAGAATGCAAATGAATCAACAACAGCAACAACAGGGTGATTCTGGACATTTCCTTAGGAATACTAACCAAGATAAAGCTCAAGAAAGACTATTCAAAGCTAAACAAATGGAGAATTACCTTGAGCAGCAAAACAACCGTGCTGGTCAACAGTTTGATCCAGCAAAATATCAAGATCGTGCCAATACACCAAGTAACTCATCAGGATGGTCCTGTAGCATGTCTCTGCATAGCAATGACAAACCAAGTCATACCGACATAAGCAAACCTTCTGTAGCCTCTGACGTTTCGTCGCAGGATGAATTTAGTCTACACAATACAAAGAAAATACTCAATTTCGATAGTGACAGTCACTCCACTGGTCAACACAGCAGTTGGCACGAAAAATCTAAAGACAGTGTAAAAAATATGGAACGACAACATAGTCAGATGAAAAAATATGGACGCAGTCGATCTTTAGAAAACTTTCTCGACAATGATGAAGAAGATTCTAATTCTAATTCGCAAGGTGCTAAAGTAGAAATTAAATCACAACGATCGGTAGAGGAGGCTACTAACTCAGCAACCAAAACAATTAGAGATGTTGTATTGCCATTAACTGCCATTCGTCTTCGACCAATCAGACAAAGAACAAGAAATGCTATT gtCAACATTTTAGAATCGGGAGAAGTTTGCATGGAATTTGTCAAACTGAAACAAAAGGTTGAAAAAGTTGTTGAAGTCATGGTGATATCTGTTGATGGTCAGAAAATCAATGTTTACCAACCAAACAGAGGCAAAGGGGAACCAGTAGGAGAAGAACCTGTTGCTCTGCCAACTGAACCAATCAAATCATTTGTATTTGATCTGTTACCTGAAAAGTATTGGAAAAAGTACCAGTATGCAGCAAg attTGTGAAACTGGTGAGATCCAAGACTCCAAAGATTACTATGTATACACAGAAGGCCAAATGTATGTTGATGGAAAACAGTCCATCTCCAGACTTTGAAGCAGTATTTTATGATG GCTCACATCCTTTGGAAGACGATGATAGTCTAAGCGATTTAATGGAATCCAGACCGTATCCATTCGTCCCTTCGTGGA gtGCTAAATTCACAATGAGTTCCAGTAGTATGAGAATTATTGAAAAAACTGGGACATCCTTGGTGCTAGATTCAGAGGAAACAGCTCAGAGACTGGCTGAAGATACCAAACAATTGTTAGAATATGTCAAACAG tGTCGGCAACAATGTGAAGAGATTGACAGGGTAATTAGTTCTGTACATAGCCGATGTGGGTTGAGAGAGCAGCTCTTCCCAGTGATCATTGGTAGACGACCCAACGGTCCAAATTTAAACGATTCCTCTCCTTCCACGGGTGCAGGTAGTTCCTTGGCGGTAGAAATCAACAGCAATCCTTCATCAGACTCAAACAGACACGCTACA ATGTCTTCATTTGACGGCACAGTAGTAAGCGCTGTAACAGACTGTACAAGCAGAGTGGAAACAGCTCCATCTGACACATcaagggacgtaactctaaagtCCAAGTCTGTCAACGAGAAATCAACAGTCAGCAATGGTGGTGTAAGTCCCACGTCAAGTCTCAATGGTTCAAGTCAGCTACGCAAAGTCACCAGAGATGTTCTTAAACAAGTTTTCGTGCAAGATATTGGATGGGCTTCTAAG cacTCTAATGGAGAAATATGGGTAAAATTCAATGATGGAACACAGCTTGGTGTCAAGTCATCTACAACAAATGTCAAATATATTGACTGTCAAGGAAAACTTTATAG ATTCCAAAGGACAGACATTTTACCCGATATTGTGCGAGCAAGACTGGAAAAGGTCCCATTAGTGTTAGAACATTTACTGCAAGACTCACCAACATCTTCAGTAATGACTCCACGCTGA